The segment GACAATATTGGTGAAATCTAAGTAACAATTGGTTATCCTAGTTAAAAATGCAGTTGGTTTTACTATAATTCCTATGCCACCAAAAACATTAGCCTTGTTGTAACAATGCACCCCTGTCAGAATATTTGCCTCTCCTCTTAATAGAACACCAATGGCTGCTGAGAAAACTACAACATCAGTGATTGAATTATCATTACTTTCAAGATCAATGGCGGTGCCTGAAAATTTATTCTCATTTTTATCCCCGCCAATTGTTGGATGCTGTCCAAGGAAGGAGCTTGATATGAAGGTCTCGTGGCCTTCTTTGACCAAAATCCCTTGTGTTGTGAAGTGTATAAAGAAGCAATTATTAATGCGAGTTCTGACTGAATTCATAGTGAAAATCCCTCCACCTCTATAGTTTGAATCAAAGAGAATATCCCTGAAGGTGATGTCTTCATAATAAACCTTTTTGTTATGCATCCTAGACTTTGGTGACCACAGTTCAATAAGATGCCTATCACCGGGAAAGGTTTCCGATGCTCGCAATGTCCCTTTTTTCACCTAATTGTAGAGcatttttcatatcaatatcTTTGGTTAGAGATTCGTAATTTATATATACGCTAATATATATGAATTAtccaaaatttaattataatttatgcgAAGGCAAACAAATACTTCTGAAGGACATGCCAAATGGCAGAAGAGTTTagacttcataaaaaaaaacttgcacaAATCTTATTCAATCTCTTAATTAGCACGCGAAGAGTTTTCATGCTTCAAGGTTAAATAACTCTGTTCCACTGTCCTCCCGTTTcaaatttaaactatctttctttcttcagaGAAAAACATTGTTCCGATGAAATAATTGAAGAGACTAATCTAGTCATGTGTAGAAGAGTACTAACCACAATGTTGCCTCCACCAGAAGGAAACCTTATGGGTTTGCTGATCTTGTAGTTTCCACCTTGCAAGTCAATTACAACGCCACCCAAGTCATGGACATCAGGCAGCAATTCTAGCccattttgcacttgaaaagCGTCGGATAAAGCATCCATTATGGCATCACAACTCTCTTGTGCGCCAGTTGGATCAGCTCCATACCCAATTGGATAAAATACTCTCCCTACATTCTAACAATTCAATGACATCCAACGAaagttatttgatcaaataaaatcCCAGTAAAAAGCAATATGTACACACACATTCACATATGTTTGTTACTTGTATATGAAGTCGATCAATGTATGTAATACAGGAAGAAAGTCTCACCTTTTTGGTGTTTGATGCCTTTGGAAATGACAAGGTAGCGTTGACAGGATGATGGCCTTCCATTTCTTGTAGCTTTTTGTGGAATTTTATCGTCATGATCTGTCGTGTGATGGAACAAGTCGCACCTTGTACAAGaattaatacaataaaacaGCATGCTGAGAAAGGCTCCATTGTCTTAAATTTACGCCACTTCGAGGGAGGTCATGGGCTTATTTGGTAATGAAATTTGTTATATTCTATGCTGGCCGATCTGCCAACATAAACTCCTATGAAAAGAAATATGATATACAAGTTAACGTACAATTCTTTGGCCATGTTAAGcagaaaacatgaaaagatgtaaaaggaaagaaagaaagaaatctaCATGGGAGAGAAAAGCAGAGAATTGAACAAAAAAGTTGGAGGACGAAGCTCTAAGATTTCTATTTCTTGGCTGTTCTATTAATTATTACTCCTCGTTCATAATGCTAATGCCCCACCTGTTACAAACCTTGTTTTTTACCGCGAGAACAGTAAAGCACTGTGAGTTATTAGCGTAAGACATTAAATGATCATAATTACCATGGTAGTTTATAAATTGGCATTAATCTCAATGCTACTTAATgcccattttttatttgaaatttggtTCGATACAAAAATAGTAACTGAAATTAATTACTTGTGGCTGTTGGGaactgaatatttttatttttattgtttttccttttgcatTTTGGAGCAGTTGAGTTATAAATTTGGTTTAGTAAAAACCAGTCCTTTTGCTCACCCGGTAGAATTACAAAAGTGAAGTGGTGATTTTGCCATTCACttcaaaattattaagaattatTAAGCCTTACATGGGGTAGAATGATCTTTTCTTTAATGGTCAAAATGTCATTTATAAATTGAACGATGTCTTTACATAATTTTtcatcataataaaattatttaatttcttttaaaagcaaaattttcTAAGTCCAGCTCTAAAGACTTtattagctttttatttttttaaaatattgaaatgactTATTTGACTTTAAAGCAAATGTTTTATAACTTAAGTCCAAGGCctttatgttgtttttcatattatatatatataaaataagcaAGTTGGTCGAAGGTCTATAATtcacttaatataaaatattattaaaaaaataaatttggatagCGCGTGCAATACACATATGGACGTGTGGTTTGTTTATATGATTTTCAGTCCACGTGTGAAAAACCATAAGGTGGTAAAAACCATAAGGTGGTCATATGATGGCTCCCAGGGTGGTGTTCAAGTTATCTCGACTTTCCTTTCTTCCCGATGCAGCACGTATTCCAAACAAATCTCTAATTTGACGAGTGCgaccctttcttcttctttttttctttccttctcgaTTTTCAAGCTTATCCTGCAAAATTTTAAAGCAACCCTTCAATTTGTTATATCTTCACATTtggtccatattttttttatttttatttgttttatttgagctGATTTctgaaatcagttttttttaatttcaccccctttaatttttttatctttcagatTTGGTCCccattttattaattgatattttctttaattgagatggttttaaaatttaatttttttcttgtgatttcatcctttttaattatttttttaccaattcgatccttattattttaattgttatttttttttccttgtcaatttttaattttttttatttcatacttCACATCGTATTTATTGGAAATTGAGCTTTTTAATTGAGTCTAGGTCTAGGATTTCATGGGTTATAAGTTTGGGAGATAAACCTAGATTTAAGAAATTTTCTcgggtttgctttttttttctttaagctc is part of the Populus nigra chromosome 8, ddPopNigr1.1, whole genome shotgun sequence genome and harbors:
- the LOC133701933 gene encoding polygalacturonase QRT3-like translates to MEGHHPVNATLSFPKASNTKKNVGRVFYPIGYGADPTGAQESCDAIMDALSDAFQVQNGLELLPDVHDLGGVVIDLQGGNYKISKPIRFPSGGGNIVVKKGTLRASETFPGDRHLIELWSPKSRMHNKKVYYEDITFRDILFDSNYRGGGIFTMNSVRTRINNCFFIHFTTQGILVKEGHETFISSSFLGQHPTIGGDKNENKFSGTAIDLESNDNSITDVVVFSAAIGVLLRGEANILTGVHCYNKANVFGGIGIIVKPTAFLTRITNCYLDFTNIVMEDPVQVQVTNGLFIGDAYIVLQSINGKISGLNIVDNMFKGEGRNLNPIVELDGNFTIIDQVVIERNNVRSMSLKSTVGKLTVAGNGTKWVADFSSVLIFPNKITNFQYSFYVEGVPTGNVVHAVTNVSNNMVVVESNKVVNAVVSVVVDQSSMVEEINYL